From a region of the Candidatus Brocadia sp. genome:
- a CDS encoding restriction endonuclease: MSVDQLPKFIKEHYEIHEWRHAMAILRHDFTSEYGDICDVLTRFRLRKSWITIGGGRKSKVADWIDVELLQKGWKPKNFDTKITVDEKVMESPTHEVDCFKNRVALEIEWNNKDPFFDRDLNNFRLLFDLRAISVGVIITRCDELQEIFDSLGRGASYGASTTHMSKLLPRIQGGGGAGCPLLVFGIRRNLYAEDC; encoded by the coding sequence ATGTCCGTAGACCAGTTGCCTAAATTTATTAAAGAGCACTACGAGATTCACGAGTGGCGACATGCCATGGCCATCCTCCGACATGATTTTACGTCAGAGTATGGCGACATTTGTGACGTTTTGACGCGATTTCGCTTAAGAAAAAGCTGGATTACCATTGGAGGAGGACGTAAGTCAAAGGTCGCCGATTGGATCGATGTAGAACTGCTTCAGAAAGGATGGAAACCAAAGAATTTTGACACGAAGATTACTGTTGATGAGAAAGTAATGGAGTCACCGACACACGAAGTCGATTGTTTCAAGAACCGGGTTGCTCTTGAAATAGAGTGGAATAACAAAGATCCATTTTTCGACCGCGATCTAAACAATTTTCGCTTGTTATTTGATCTTCGTGCAATTTCCGTTGGGGTCATAATAACGCGTTGTGATGAGTTGCAGGAAATTTTTGATAGCCTCGGTCGTGGGGCATCATATGGAGCCTCGACTACACACATGTCTAAACTTCTTCCAAGAATTCAAGGTGGAGGCGGCGCCGGATGTCCTCTTCTTGTCTTTGGTATTAGGAGAAATCTTTATGCAGAAGATTGTTAA
- a CDS encoding type III pantothenate kinase — translation MRVAIDIGNTNIHIGIFEDDVLYAAHTVRNALLLQTNFTKVLNPAVISQAQAVILASVNPPLEAYVIEYIGKHRPEQPCRIGKEIPIPIPVLTESPCSVGVDRLVNAIAAFERTKNGTIVVDAGTAITIDGINKEGAFLGGIIAPGIETSAKALHHATALLPQVSIKKPNTVLGRNTEEAIQSGVYWGSVGMIRHLVDMMRDEMKCQPTIIATGGDASLLTQDILMVTTVPHLTLEGIHLAYKMHLARHPH, via the coding sequence ATGCGGGTAGCAATTGATATTGGCAATACCAATATTCATATTGGGATATTTGAAGATGATGTTTTATATGCCGCACATACCGTACGAAACGCCCTCCTGCTTCAGACAAATTTTACGAAGGTTCTCAATCCTGCCGTTATTTCTCAGGCACAAGCTGTTATCCTTGCATCCGTCAATCCCCCGCTGGAGGCATATGTCATCGAATATATCGGAAAGCATAGGCCGGAACAACCCTGTCGCATCGGGAAAGAGATTCCAATCCCTATTCCGGTCTTGACCGAATCTCCCTGCTCGGTGGGTGTTGATCGATTGGTAAATGCAATCGCTGCATTTGAGCGGACGAAAAACGGGACGATCGTTGTTGATGCAGGCACTGCAATAACCATTGATGGCATAAACAAAGAAGGCGCCTTTTTGGGAGGAATTATTGCGCCAGGGATAGAAACTTCTGCAAAGGCGCTTCACCATGCTACGGCGCTTTTACCGCAGGTATCAATCAAAAAACCAAATACTGTCCTTGGGAGAAACACGGAAGAAGCAATACAATCGGGTGTATATTGGGGAAGCGTCGGGATGATACGACATTTGGTCGACATGATGAGGGATGAAATGAAATGCCAGCCCACAATAATTGCAACCGGAGGGGATGCTTCTCTATTAACGCAGGACATCCTCATGGTTACAACCGTGCCCCATCTGACCCTGGAGGGAATTCACCTGGCATATAAAATGCACCTGGCACGACACCCTCACTAG
- the rplU gene encoding 50S ribosomal protein L21 — MYAIVKDRGKQYKVRVGERCLIDLKADAQAGQILEFNNVLVCSNEEGKATLGADTNTNAKVIAEVEGIKKSAKCMTVKFRRRKESLTRRGHREKYTRIKIKEIIC; from the coding sequence ATGTATGCAATTGTAAAAGACCGGGGTAAACAATATAAGGTAAGGGTTGGGGAACGCTGCCTCATCGATTTGAAAGCCGATGCTCAAGCCGGACAAATCCTGGAGTTTAATAATGTTTTAGTCTGTTCAAATGAAGAAGGTAAAGCGACTTTGGGCGCTGACACCAATACAAATGCAAAGGTCATTGCAGAAGTCGAGGGCATAAAAAAGAGCGCAAAGTGTATGACCGTAAAATTCCGAAGAAGAAAAGAGTCCTTAACCAGAAGAGGGCACAGGGAAAAATACACCCGCATAAAAATTAAGGAAATTATTTGTTGA
- a CDS encoding acetyl ornithine aminotransferase family protein: MSMKNYPCIRTKLPGPHATRYLEKENKFVSPSSTKGYPLVIKSAKGMVVTDVDNNTFLDFTAGIAVCNTGHNHDQIVSAINSQAETLVHMSGADFYNPLHIELAEKLSAICPGTHTKKAFFGNSGAESVEAAFKLARYHTRRPIAIAFYNAFHGRTMGALSLTASKLNQRKHFLPLIPEVVHIPYAYCYRCHYGLAPDTCHMACVTWIREELFKTKVSPDDVAAIFVEIIQGEGGYIVPPKEFHKALYQLTRDYNILYVADEVQSGMGRTGKMFASEHFDIIPDIITLAKGIASGLPLSATVAREEIMNWAPGSHASTFGGNPVSCQAALTTIKLLENGLIENAAKQGAYLIQELKKLERTYPIIGDVRGLGLMLAVELIKDRETKAYAPEERDTIVQKAFSKGLLLLGCGRSAIRFCPPLILSKDDADVALSILEECIKETLNYRQVK; this comes from the coding sequence ATGTCAATGAAAAACTATCCCTGTATCCGCACGAAACTTCCTGGCCCTCATGCAACCCGGTACCTGGAAAAGGAAAACAAGTTTGTCTCACCATCCTCAACAAAAGGCTATCCCTTGGTGATAAAAAGCGCAAAAGGTATGGTGGTTACGGACGTAGACAATAATACATTTCTTGATTTTACCGCAGGCATAGCCGTTTGCAATACCGGGCACAACCACGACCAGATCGTTTCGGCAATCAACAGCCAGGCAGAAACCCTCGTTCATATGTCGGGTGCAGATTTTTATAATCCCCTCCATATCGAATTGGCTGAAAAGCTTTCTGCAATTTGTCCAGGGACTCACACAAAAAAAGCCTTCTTCGGAAACTCCGGCGCCGAATCTGTGGAGGCGGCCTTTAAATTGGCGCGCTACCATACAAGACGTCCCATAGCCATTGCCTTTTACAATGCCTTTCATGGCAGGACCATGGGGGCGCTTTCCCTCACGGCGAGCAAATTGAACCAACGCAAACACTTTTTACCCTTAATTCCCGAGGTTGTTCACATCCCGTACGCATATTGTTATCGATGTCATTACGGTCTGGCGCCGGATACCTGCCATATGGCTTGTGTAACCTGGATACGGGAAGAATTGTTCAAGACAAAGGTGTCGCCTGATGATGTGGCGGCGATTTTTGTGGAAATTATTCAGGGGGAGGGTGGGTATATTGTACCGCCGAAAGAATTTCATAAGGCGTTATATCAGTTGACGCGCGATTATAATATCCTTTATGTTGCCGATGAGGTGCAATCAGGCATGGGACGCACGGGGAAGATGTTTGCCTCTGAACATTTTGACATAATCCCGGATATCATTACCCTTGCAAAGGGCATAGCATCAGGACTTCCTTTATCTGCAACCGTTGCACGGGAAGAGATCATGAACTGGGCGCCCGGCAGTCATGCAAGTACATTCGGTGGGAATCCCGTCAGCTGTCAAGCGGCGCTTACCACCATCAAGCTCCTTGAGAATGGACTCATAGAAAATGCGGCAAAACAGGGCGCTTATCTCATTCAAGAATTAAAGAAATTAGAGCGTACCTATCCGATTATTGGTGACGTCAGGGGGTTGGGGCTCATGCTTGCCGTTGAACTGATAAAAGACAGAGAAACGAAGGCGTACGCACCGGAAGAACGCGATACTATTGTCCAGAAGGCATTTTCAAAGGGGCTACTACTCCTGGGCTGCGGACGCAGCGCCATCCGCTTTTGTCCACCGTTGATACTTTCGAAAGACGACGCGGATGTTGCCTTGTCGATATTAGAAGAATGTATAAAAGAAACCTTGAATTATCGACAAGTGAAGTGA
- the rpmA gene encoding 50S ribosomal protein L27 — protein MAHKKGQGSSKNGRDSNPQNRGVKRFGGQFVTAGSIIVRQCGTKFKPGRNVGIGRDDTLFSMIDGTVKFETRRRVSVYAAHNA, from the coding sequence ATGGCACATAAAAAAGGACAGGGTTCCTCAAAAAATGGAAGAGACAGTAATCCTCAAAATCGGGGGGTAAAAAGATTTGGCGGACAATTCGTAACCGCTGGCTCCATAATAGTGCGTCAATGCGGAACGAAATTCAAACCAGGAAGAAATGTCGGTATTGGCAGGGATGATACCCTTTTTTCTATGATAGACGGAACGGTGAAATTTGAAACAAGGCGCCGGGTAAGTGTTTATGCGGCACACAACGCATAA
- a CDS encoding DEAD/DEAH box helicase, which yields MSNTILDSITPEYVRSISNNDVYNRGFSYYRSGCVRHVKYDGVLLKAEVKGNESASYSVFILADGNEIFEMDCECFYASDGEICKHIVATLLKWIEQRKKTQDKRQLSLRQKTFFDQDDIFPQIGPFSSYQPGPADILSEIFSDFGHFNIKVDLLNGGPQLELKLVSGQCSETVLHISAEKSPHVFEKLTRFPGNTVELSEKARKVKLYKNPLVPYLHADINTEGHIELSPVLKPKSSGKKEGQAVRWEQLDGNRIGEQWVWQNNSYRPIESIPYPLKPYFNKQKPLVYKEKAAIDFLKLDLEPLLNDASFQPSEQLQCVKVHVKPDVSHVQVESCDNDWLWLDPTYTVGRHTITLSDILSCIDKSHCMRKGSDYIEIPKDIMELWQRGNGVIENGRIKMPKLGYLRTRAECDKKAKVTACHETQKFLANFDRITPPQPAPAVSSYKGELRVYQQSGYDWLWFLHTNNFNGILADEMGLGKTHQAMMIILSALQNEPNVPNLVVCPTSVLDHWKSKFQTYAPELQVALFYGKERNTLLSCNTPSVVLTTYSILSRDAEVLNKVSWNYIVLDEAQKIKNHKTQMCKATKFLNSRRRLALTGTPIENRLTELWSIFDFLMPGYLGSVDDFRKRYENPITKYQDNEKREILKKIIHPFKLRRLKKDVLTELPPKTEEKRYCTLAPAQVVMYKDIISERGSKLIAKLKDESQPVEYIHIFALLTKLKRLCDHPKLVLNGNSPKEATSGKFELFKEIMEETLESGEKVVVFSQYLEMLDIIGDWLNGIDVRYETLRGSTTNRGKVVERFQNDPDCNVFLGSLMAGGLGIDLTSASVVIHYDRWWNAAREDQATDRVHRIGQTRGVQVFKLITRGTLEEKIDAMITTKATLMNSVVESDDAVFKTFSRKELIELLTF from the coding sequence ATGAGCAATACCATCTTAGACTCTATTACACCCGAATATGTCAGATCCATTAGCAACAATGATGTCTATAATCGTGGTTTCTCCTATTATAGGAGCGGATGTGTTCGTCACGTGAAATACGACGGTGTACTGCTAAAGGCAGAAGTTAAAGGCAACGAATCGGCGTCATACAGTGTGTTTATTCTTGCCGATGGAAATGAGATATTTGAGATGGATTGTGAATGTTTTTATGCCTCGGATGGTGAGATCTGTAAACACATTGTTGCTACGCTCTTGAAGTGGATTGAGCAGAGAAAAAAAACACAGGACAAAAGGCAGCTGTCTCTGCGGCAAAAAACGTTTTTTGATCAGGACGATATTTTTCCACAAATCGGTCCCTTTTCTTCTTACCAGCCTGGTCCTGCGGATATTTTGAGCGAAATCTTTTCTGACTTTGGTCATTTCAACATCAAGGTGGACTTGCTCAACGGCGGGCCACAACTCGAACTCAAACTGGTTTCTGGTCAATGCAGCGAGACCGTGCTTCACATCTCAGCCGAAAAAAGCCCGCATGTTTTTGAAAAATTAACGAGATTTCCCGGTAACACGGTAGAATTGTCCGAGAAGGCGCGAAAGGTCAAGCTTTATAAGAATCCACTCGTCCCCTATCTCCATGCGGATATAAACACAGAAGGACATATAGAATTATCACCTGTCCTGAAACCGAAGAGTTCCGGCAAAAAAGAGGGGCAAGCCGTCCGGTGGGAGCAATTGGATGGGAACAGGATCGGTGAACAGTGGGTGTGGCAGAACAATTCCTACAGACCCATCGAGTCCATTCCTTACCCGTTGAAACCCTATTTCAATAAACAAAAACCGCTGGTTTATAAAGAAAAGGCCGCGATTGACTTCCTTAAACTCGACCTTGAACCATTACTCAATGATGCTTCCTTTCAACCTTCAGAACAGTTACAATGCGTAAAGGTTCATGTCAAGCCGGATGTTTCCCATGTGCAGGTGGAGTCCTGCGATAATGACTGGCTATGGTTAGACCCTACCTATACTGTCGGACGGCATACTATCACCCTTTCCGATATCCTGTCATGCATTGATAAAAGCCACTGCATGAGAAAGGGCTCAGATTATATAGAAATTCCCAAAGATATCATGGAACTCTGGCAGCGCGGAAACGGCGTCATTGAAAACGGGCGGATCAAGATGCCTAAATTAGGTTACCTGCGCACCCGTGCCGAATGCGACAAGAAGGCGAAGGTAACGGCATGTCATGAGACGCAGAAATTTTTGGCAAACTTTGACCGTATCACACCGCCGCAACCGGCGCCCGCTGTTTCTTCCTACAAAGGAGAGTTGCGCGTCTATCAGCAATCGGGCTATGACTGGCTCTGGTTCCTGCATACCAACAATTTTAACGGCATCCTGGCGGATGAGATGGGATTGGGCAAGACGCATCAGGCAATGATGATCATCCTCTCTGCCTTGCAAAACGAGCCGAACGTGCCGAACCTGGTCGTTTGCCCCACCTCGGTGCTGGATCACTGGAAATCAAAGTTCCAGACCTATGCTCCTGAATTGCAGGTAGCCCTCTTTTATGGAAAAGAGAGAAACACCCTCCTTTCATGCAACACGCCCTCCGTGGTATTAACCACTTACAGCATCCTTTCCCGCGATGCGGAAGTCCTGAACAAGGTTTCCTGGAACTACATTGTGCTGGACGAGGCGCAAAAGATCAAGAATCACAAGACACAGATGTGCAAGGCAACCAAGTTTCTTAACTCAAGGCGCCGCCTGGCGCTGACCGGCACACCGATTGAAAACCGGCTGACGGAATTGTGGTCGATCTTTGACTTCCTCATGCCTGGCTATCTGGGAAGCGTGGATGATTTCAGGAAACGATACGAGAACCCGATCACGAAATACCAGGACAATGAAAAACGCGAGATATTAAAGAAGATCATTCATCCCTTTAAATTAAGGCGGCTCAAGAAGGATGTGCTCACGGAGCTGCCGCCAAAGACCGAAGAAAAGCGGTATTGCACGCTGGCGCCGGCTCAGGTTGTCATGTATAAAGACATCATTAGTGAACGGGGAAGCAAACTCATTGCAAAGTTAAAGGACGAAAGCCAGCCGGTGGAATACATCCACATCTTTGCCTTACTTACCAAACTGAAACGGCTCTGCGACCATCCCAAACTGGTGCTGAACGGAAATTCCCCCAAAGAGGCGACCTCGGGCAAATTCGAGCTGTTCAAGGAGATCATGGAAGAGACCCTGGAGTCGGGAGAAAAGGTTGTGGTCTTTTCTCAGTATCTGGAGATGCTGGACATCATTGGCGACTGGCTGAATGGCATCGATGTCAGATACGAGACCTTGCGCGGGAGCACAACAAATCGCGGCAAGGTTGTCGAGAGATTTCAGAATGATCCTGATTGCAACGTCTTTCTAGGGAGTCTGATGGCAGGCGGTTTGGGCATCGACCTGACCTCTGCCTCGGTGGTCATCCACTATGATCGTTGGTGGAACGCCGCGCGGGAAGACCAGGCCACGGACCGCGTCCACCGTATCGGCCAGACCCGAGGAGTCCAGGTCTTCAAGCTCATCACCAGAGGCACCCTGGAAGAAAAGATCGACGCCATGATCACCACCAAGGCCACCCTCATGAATTCCGTCGTGGAGTCAGACGATGCCGTGTTCAAGACGTTTTCGAGGAAGGAACTGATTGAGTTGTTGACGTTTTGA
- a CDS encoding B12-binding domain-containing radical SAM protein, whose translation MKIALVGAELEENLGLRYIASTLESKGHDVEIVPFNSEHDISDAVKRVVTFSPQITGLSMMFTSRAREFCRLAQALREGGYQNHITAGGPFASFNSEQMLKDFPAFDSVCLGEGEHIVSMLADYPEDLSRVHSLCYRKPDGSIRTNFSTGNQDDLDTLPFPKRMTFHEYFDKPIASILTSRGCWRNCAFCSINAWYERGGGKKFRVRSVESIVAEMKDLYFHHDVRIFNFQDDNFFLPKPEHALRRFEELRDGLKHEGIEGIAIAVKARPDSITYDSIRVLDGLGLFRVFLGVENAHENGLRNLNRKCTLDQILNALRILNDFDVHLAYNLLMFEPDTVLDDILVNLRFIERHIENPFNFCRAEAYPGTGLEVKLRAEGRLLGDYFGFDYRLKDPRSEAFHQIANYAFFDRNFSDFGLHYFNMQVDFYYQLLRRFHPEVLMQTLRAAVRNFIKQTNLDTYECLCQIYDFVATADANDHVMVRGFAREMRERVDERSRGLHSQGERILRWLSDRYDRRGKDVGVKRFMSNTGALSFLNCKPMPYSSRDSLEKLEFVTSKAEWMDEADLLGVASSPIPYNIFKNRFAEQKEERR comes from the coding sequence ATGAAAATTGCATTAGTAGGCGCGGAATTGGAAGAAAATCTTGGCCTCCGTTATATAGCCTCTACGTTAGAATCGAAGGGGCATGACGTGGAAATCGTTCCCTTTAATTCAGAGCATGATATATCGGATGCAGTAAAGCGGGTAGTCACCTTTTCACCACAAATCACCGGCTTATCAATGATGTTCACAAGCCGGGCGCGGGAATTCTGCCGTCTGGCGCAGGCGCTGCGGGAAGGAGGTTACCAGAATCACATAACAGCCGGAGGGCCTTTCGCCTCGTTCAATTCAGAACAGATGCTCAAGGACTTTCCCGCATTTGATTCGGTCTGTCTGGGTGAAGGTGAACACATCGTTAGCATGCTGGCTGATTATCCGGAAGATCTGTCCAGGGTACATAGCCTTTGCTACCGAAAGCCGGATGGGTCTATAAGAACCAACTTTTCCACAGGCAATCAGGATGATCTTGACACACTGCCGTTTCCCAAACGGATGACATTCCACGAATATTTCGATAAGCCGATAGCAAGCATTCTTACCAGCCGGGGATGCTGGCGCAACTGCGCCTTTTGCAGCATCAACGCCTGGTATGAAAGGGGAGGCGGAAAGAAATTTCGCGTACGAAGCGTGGAGAGTATCGTGGCGGAGATGAAGGACCTTTACTTTCATCACGATGTCAGGATCTTTAATTTTCAGGATGACAACTTCTTTCTCCCAAAACCGGAACATGCGCTCCGCCGTTTCGAGGAGCTGAGAGATGGATTGAAACATGAGGGAATCGAAGGGATTGCTATTGCTGTGAAGGCGCGGCCCGATAGCATTACCTATGACTCGATCCGGGTGCTGGATGGGCTGGGGCTGTTTCGCGTATTCCTGGGAGTAGAGAATGCGCATGAGAACGGTTTACGCAACTTGAACCGGAAATGTACCCTTGACCAGATCCTGAATGCACTGCGCATCCTCAATGACTTTGATGTGCATCTTGCCTATAATTTACTCATGTTCGAACCCGACACCGTTTTAGATGATATCCTGGTCAACTTACGCTTTATCGAACGGCATATCGAGAATCCCTTTAATTTTTGCCGCGCAGAGGCTTATCCCGGCACCGGGCTGGAAGTGAAACTCCGGGCCGAAGGCAGGCTGCTTGGTGATTATTTTGGATTCGATTACCGACTGAAAGACCCGCGATCCGAGGCGTTTCACCAAATCGCTAATTACGCATTCTTTGACCGTAATTTCAGTGATTTCGGGCTGCACTACTTCAATATGCAGGTGGATTTCTATTACCAACTGCTGCGTCGGTTCCATCCTGAAGTGCTGATGCAGACACTCCGTGCGGCTGTGCGTAATTTCATCAAACAGACCAACCTGGACACGTATGAGTGCCTTTGCCAAATCTATGATTTTGTGGCAACGGCAGATGCGAATGACCACGTCATGGTCCGTGGTTTTGCACGAGAGATGAGAGAACGCGTTGATGAAAGGAGCAGGGGCTTGCATTCCCAGGGTGAGCGTATCCTGCGCTGGTTGAGCGACAGGTATGATCGTCGCGGCAAGGATGTCGGAGTGAAAAGATTTATGTCAAATACCGGGGCGTTGTCCTTCCTGAACTGCAAACCGATGCCATATTCCAGCCGGGACAGTTTGGAAAAACTGGAATTTGTGACGTCAAAGGCTGAATGGATGGATGAGGCAGACCTGCTGGGCGTAGCGTCTTCGCCCATCCCTTACAACATATTTAAGAACCGATTTGCTGAACAAAAAGAAGAGAGGAGGTAA
- a CDS encoding MT-A70 family methyltransferase: MQKIVNIAQPTAAQDFMSKVCGLYSTILADPPWRFENRTGKMAPEHQRLLRYPTMTIEEICEIPVSQVAAVNSHLYLWVPNALLAEGLEVMKRWGFTYKTNLVWYKIRKDGGPDGRGVGFYFRNVTELVLFGIRGHMRTLQPGRTQVNIISSRKREHSRKPNQIYDVIENCSPGPYLELFARFRREGWDQWGNEDVEKNSLHGVARRKGHGANQMRLFERPVQYEVNKASNKSSVKKRKSI, encoded by the coding sequence ATGCAGAAGATTGTTAATATTGCTCAGCCCACGGCAGCACAGGATTTCATGTCTAAGGTCTGTGGCCTTTATTCAACCATTCTCGCTGATCCTCCCTGGCGTTTCGAGAACCGTACTGGAAAGATGGCGCCAGAGCACCAGAGACTCCTTCGCTATCCGACAATGACCATTGAAGAGATTTGTGAGATCCCGGTATCTCAAGTTGCCGCTGTGAACTCACACCTGTATCTCTGGGTCCCAAATGCCTTGCTCGCCGAAGGCCTTGAAGTAATGAAACGTTGGGGTTTTACTTACAAAACCAACCTCGTCTGGTATAAGATCAGGAAGGACGGAGGCCCCGACGGCCGTGGTGTTGGATTCTATTTCCGAAATGTTACAGAACTCGTATTGTTTGGTATTCGTGGGCATATGAGAACGCTTCAACCGGGGCGGACACAGGTAAACATCATCTCATCCCGGAAGAGGGAGCATTCACGAAAACCAAATCAGATCTACGATGTTATCGAAAACTGCTCGCCTGGTCCTTACCTGGAGTTGTTCGCCAGATTCAGGCGGGAGGGATGGGATCAGTGGGGAAACGAGGATGTGGAGAAAAACAGTTTACATGGAGTTGCACGAAGAAAGGGCCATGGTGCCAATCAGATGAGATTGTTCGAACGACCAGTTCAATATGAGGTTAATAAGGCATCGAATAAATCTTCAGTTAAGAAACGTAAATCGATTTAA
- the obgE gene encoding GTPase ObgE, with protein sequence MVFVDEAIIYVKGGDGGNGCVSFRREKYVPRGGPDGGDGGKGGDVIIRVSDKIDTLLDLTSRVKYIAGNGANGKGSTKKGKDGNDLQIDLPRGTVIKDKTSGRILKDMSDVGETLVIARGGRGGRGNKCFATSTNQVPRQAEKGKPGEERWLALELKLLADVGLIGMPNAGKSTLLSRISAARPKIADYPFTTLQPQLGIVEMEDYRRFVVADIPGLIEGAHRGIGLGDEFLRHIERTRLLVHILDVSPLAQVDPAEAYFMIRNELMQYNPVLAEKAEIVIANKMDLLDAETGAKCIQVLEEKLSKPVCPVSMVTGSNLDRLIGLIVNTLHGLPSSLHEPVCG encoded by the coding sequence ATGGTGTTTGTTGACGAAGCAATTATCTATGTAAAGGGTGGCGATGGCGGAAACGGTTGTGTGAGTTTCAGAAGGGAAAAATATGTCCCTCGCGGAGGGCCAGATGGAGGTGACGGCGGTAAGGGCGGTGACGTTATCATTCGTGTCAGTGATAAAATAGATACCTTGCTGGACCTTACTTCGCGGGTGAAATATATTGCAGGAAACGGGGCGAACGGAAAAGGCTCTACCAAAAAAGGCAAGGATGGGAATGACCTTCAGATCGATTTGCCACGAGGCACCGTGATCAAGGATAAAACAAGTGGCCGTATTCTGAAAGATATGAGCGATGTTGGAGAAACGCTGGTTATTGCACGGGGAGGAAGGGGGGGAAGAGGCAACAAATGTTTTGCGACCTCCACCAATCAGGTTCCCCGCCAGGCAGAAAAGGGAAAACCAGGGGAAGAACGATGGCTTGCCCTTGAATTAAAGTTGCTTGCGGATGTTGGTCTCATTGGAATGCCGAATGCCGGAAAATCGACTTTACTCTCCCGAATATCGGCGGCCAGGCCTAAAATAGCTGATTATCCGTTTACCACATTACAGCCACAATTAGGAATTGTAGAAATGGAGGATTACCGCAGATTTGTTGTTGCTGATATTCCCGGGCTTATTGAAGGAGCGCATCGGGGGATAGGGCTTGGCGATGAATTCCTCCGGCATATTGAAAGAACGCGATTATTAGTCCATATCTTGGATGTCTCGCCACTTGCTCAGGTTGATCCTGCAGAAGCATATTTCATGATACGGAATGAATTAATGCAATATAATCCTGTCCTTGCTGAAAAGGCAGAAATCGTTATTGCAAATAAAATGGATCTTCTTGATGCGGAGACCGGCGCAAAGTGTATTCAAGTCCTGGAAGAAAAATTATCCAAGCCAGTTTGCCCTGTCTCAATGGTTACCGGCAGTAATCTCGACCGCCTGATAGGTCTGATAGTAAACACCTTACACGGATTACCATCCTCCCTCCATGAACCGGTATGCGGGTAG